The Candidatus Cloacimonadota bacterium nucleotide sequence CCACTTTATCCGTGTAGCTGCGAAAGATTGTTCTGATTTGCTTTGAAACCTCGCGGTAGAGCGCAAAATTGCTCATGATAAATATGCCCTGCGGACAAAGCTGCCAAGCTTGACTTGAGCTCATGCCGCTGTGAACACCAAACTTTCGGGCTTCATAAGAACAGGTTGAAACCACACCGCGGCTGTTGGGACTGCCACCCACAATCACACATTTTCCTTTTAAAGAGGGGTTTTCACGAATCTCAATCGCGGCAAAGTAGGCATCCATATCCACGTGGATGATTTTTCTCATTGGTTTTTGAGCAATGGTTTGGGATTAAGTGGTTCTATTTTCTGGAGAAACGGAAGAAATCCTTGTCATAACCAACGTTAAAGAAGAAATTGGTTTTACCGTCTTCTCTCAGAGCAAGTTTCAGACAAATTGGACCGGCTGGAGTATCAATCCCAGCAGAGGCAAACCAAGCCCAGATGAGGTCTTGGCTGATATTCCAAGTTTTGATACCATCGGTGTTGAGGGCCTGGGCTCCAGCTTCCAAAAACAAGATTTTGGCAGGGTTGAAAACCGCGCTCAGAGTGGCGTATTTGTATTCGGATGAGGGCATTTGATCACGTTGGTAGCCCATGAAACCTTGAGAACCACCGTAATGGAAAAGATCACGTGTGTTTTCGTCGGCATTGCCAAAATGGCTGCCCATGGAAAAACCAAACCGCAAGGAAAGCGGTTTTGCTAGTGGTGCATAGAAGTCGCAGTCCGCGCTGGCACTCTGGTATTGGACATCGCTCAATGCAGCCCAAGGCGCGTGGTTGTATTTTAGAAAAACTCTCGCACCCCGGCGTGGGAAAAGGTCTGAATCCACGCTCTCATGGTAAAGTTTGAGACCCCATCCTCCATCTTTTTGCCAGGAATGTTCAGTTAAATTGGGCGCAACCCGGTTATAAAGCTTTGATCTGCTGGCATATCCAAAAAGCTCGGCGCTGAAAAACTTGTTCAAAAAAACACC carries:
- a CDS encoding DNA polymerase IV; the protein is MRKIIHVDMDAYFAAIEIRENPSLKGKCVIVGGSPNSRGVVSTCSYEARKFGVHSGMSSSQAWQLCPQGIFIMSNFALYREVSKQIRTIFRSYTDKV